A genomic window from Equus asinus isolate D_3611 breed Donkey chromosome 25, EquAss-T2T_v2, whole genome shotgun sequence includes:
- the LOC106848348 gene encoding late cornified envelope protein 3C-like — translation MSSQQHQQQCQPPPKCPSPKCPPKSPAQCSPPASSGCAPSSEGSCCLSHHGHHRSHRCRRRSSNSCDRGSGQQSGNSSCGQGSGGCC, via the coding sequence ATGTCctcccagcagcaccagcagcagtgCCAGCCCCCTCCCAAGTGCCCCTCGCCCAAGTGCCCCCCAAAGAGCCCCGCACAGTGTTCACCTCCAGCCTCCTCGGGCTGTGCTCCAAGCTCCGAGGGCAGCTGCTGCCTGAGCCACCATGGGCACCACAGGTCCCACCGATGCCGGCGCCGGAGCTCCAACTCCTGTGACCGTGGCAGTGGTCAGCAGTCCGGGAACTCCAGCTGTGGCCAGGGCTCTGGGGGCTGTTGCTGA
- the LOC106848347 gene encoding late cornified envelope protein 3D-like: MSSQQHQQQCQPPPKCPSPKCPPKSPAQCSPPASSGCAPSSEGGCCLSHHGRRRSHRCRRRSSNSCDRGSGQQSGGSGCGQGSGGCC, encoded by the coding sequence ATGTCctcccagcagcaccagcagcagtgCCAGCCCCCTCCCAAGTGCCCCTCGCCCAAGTGCCCCCCAAAGAGCCCCGCACAGTGTTCACCTCCAGCCTCCTCGGGCTGTGCTCCAAGCTCCGAGGGCGGCTGCTGCCTGAGCCACCACGGGCGCCGCAGGTCCCACCGATGCCGGCGCCGGAGCTCCAACTCCTGTGACCGTGGCAGCGGTCAGCAGTCCGGGGGCTCAGGCTGTGGCCAGGGCTCTGGGGGCTGCTGCTGA